The Lathyrus oleraceus cultivar Zhongwan6 chromosome 5, CAAS_Psat_ZW6_1.0, whole genome shotgun sequence genome includes the window ACATTTTGGAAAATGCGGAAGACTCAATGAAGCTATCGGACTTTTCAACGAGATGAAAAAACTCGGATGCATCCCTGATGTTTATGCTTATAATGCTCTCATGACTGGGATGGTAAGGGCCGACATGATGGATGAAGCTTTTTCGTTGTTTAGAACTATGGAAGAAATTGGTTGCACACCAGATATAAACTCACATAATATCATCCTAAATGGCTTGGCTAGGACCGGTGGCCCGAAACGCGCTATTGAAATGTTCGAGAAAATGAAGAATTCTACTATTAAGCCAGATGCGGTGTCTTACAACACCGTTCTTGGCTGCTTTAGTCGTGCAGGTCTATTCGAAGAGGCTGCAAAGCTTATGAAAGAAATGAATTCAAAGGGATTACAATATGATCTAATCACCTACTCTTCAATACTTGAGGCTGTTGGTAAGGTTGATGAAGAATGTAATGTGGCATGAGAACAAGCTGGTATTACCTTTTGAGTGGCTCTGGCAATTCCTATAAACTGATACACTTGAATTACAATAATGACCTTGAATGGAAGAGGCCGATTTTTCTGAAGTTCAAGGTATAGGAACCATTCAGAAAAACCAAAACCCTATTTCATTTGCATGACTTGAAAAAAAACCACATCCATAATCAATCTCAATCTGAGTTGAGAGATTTCTGGTATGCTTTAGAGCTTGTTTTCATTTGGAGTGAGTAATGATACTTATGCAAATGTCACACACTTCCCTGTCCTTTTATAGATCATTGAAGAACAATTCAATTTAAATTCCACATCTCTGTATCAGATCGAAATTTGTACAAGTCTGACACAGATTCGTGTTCTTATCGGTATAATATTTTCCTGTCTGCCTTACTCACTAATATAGAGCAGACTTAAGTCATGGAACCGCGGTGCATATGTTCAAAGTGAACAAGTAATATACAACATTTATTCTGGCTTCTGATTCATGTTTAGCAGCCGTTTGTAAAAGTTCATTTAGACTTATATTATGGTATCAGCTCTTGCACAAGTGATTGCAAGAACTTATCAAAATAGCTTTTTGTTTAGTCTATCTATTCTTTTGAATTCGTTATCATAAGCTTCTCTAAATAGCTTGTTGTCATAAGTTGTGTTTTAAACATTTGTACGTAAGTAAAAGCTTATTGAATAGATGTTTAATTAAGCTGTATATCTGAATGACTCCTTCATTTATGCAGTGTGTTAGAGCTTAGAAATATGCAGTGTCCCAATTTTTGGGAATAGTTTTTTCAACAATGTTGATGTGGTTTTATTTCAGTGCAAATGTGCCAATTTTGTGCAATCTTGAAGAGAACTATTCAATAACATGCTTCACTTCATATGGTATTTATGGTGATGCAATGGGAAAGAAAAATTTCCCAATTTAGACTCAGAACAAATGAGTTAGGGTGTCATTCGTCACCATTCACCACTGAAATCAAAGATTCTTCTTTGCATGTTATGGTCTTTGAGAAGCTCCAAATTTTTCACACCTCACTATTAtgtaatattttttatttttttgtggTCCTAAATATGCCCTTTCTTTTTTCCTGTCAAAAAGAAAGGTATTAATGCACTTGCCAACAGAAGGGGTAACAATTTTCTTCCAAATCACATTAACAATTTTCTTTTCAAACAAAAGATACACAACAGCACAATGAATATAAATCACTGAGCTTCCAAACATGCACTAACTGTATGGAGGATAAATTTTGCTGTCGTCGCGATTACCAAAACTGTCAAAACACCATCGTTAACAGCACATGAACTTTGTCTAAACCTGGCAACAAATTTGAACAATGCTATTTGGCATGAGATAACCATTTCTGAGTCATTACAAATGAACTATGACCAATCAGGCTTTAAGTAAACATAAAAAAGAAGGTCAAAGTTTCAAGTATAAGTTATATAATCAAAAAACAATTGATTCATTATGCTTGTTTTAATGAGCAGAAAATAATAAACACATGACACTATTCATAAATTTGACATGAGAAAGCAATGAACTCTGAAAATGCCAACAAGGTAATGATAGATGGCTGGACTATCCAGTTTTGATTCCAGTAAAGTGAACATTGCCTCAGAAATTTGAAGAATAGGCGAAACACCTCAAATATGATACAACAACTAGCTGTTTGGTGTCAGCATTCTGCGTTACACAACAATGCAATGCATAACACTTAAGAGACCTGATTCAACAGAAACGTTAATCATCTCTTTGCTCAAGTTTTGAAATCTCACTCTGCAATCTTTCAAAAATCTGTCTCTTTTGTGTTTCCAATTCAGTGAGGAAATCCATCCTCATCTTTTCCAGCTCCATTATCTGCTGccttttattattttcaattttcTCATATATCTTACTGAAATTCTGAATGGAATCAGCAAGTAATTTGAAGGAAGAAGCCTCGTCACTGCCCCTACCTTTCCTTCTTTTCTTTGCGCGAGGCCTTTCTAAACCTTCTACACCAATGAATTCAGTATTCACGGGATTATCCCTCGTGTCATCCAACCCATTTGCATGATTAACAAAAACTCTAGGCTTCATTAAAACACTTTCTCTCGAGTCCAAACCACAAGAGAAACCTGCTTGTTGCGGTGGAGAAGACATTAACTTATCCATCTTTTTGAAGTAAACCCATTTTCTATCTCCACCACCCATTTCTGAAAACTTAATCTTGTCCTTTTTGTATTTTTTCTTCAATGTATCCAAACGATTTCTACACTGAGTATCTGTCCTATAAACTTTTGAAACTTCTGATACCTTTTCTGCAACTTGTTGCCATTCATCAGATCGAAGACTCTTCCTTCCATGTTGAAGAAACCGATCACCCCATGCATCAAGAAGAACAAATGTCTCTTTCTCGGTCCATTCACTAAGCGAATTTCTAGCACCAAAAGATGGTTTAGTAGCTGAAGAAGCTGCAGCAGATGGTTCTGGCACCCGAGCTGCAAATTCATAGGTTGACATCAAACTCTTTAGCTTTTGCTTTTTTGGCTGCCACTCAAATTCATCTTCATTCATCATGGCATAACTTTTCTGCTTATTGTCATTATCACCATTTTCATCCCTATCCCGATCCCGATCCCCATCCCCATTCCCATCAACGTTATCTTCTTCATCCCTATCCCTATCCCCATCCCCATCTGCGTTCCCATCAATGTTATCTTCTTCATCCCTATCCCCATCCCCATCATTGTTATCTTCTGCATCGGCGTGATTTAGGGAAAGCTGAAAGGTGTTATTTTGatcaacatcatcatcaccatcaccTTCATCTTCCCCCACTAACggctcttcatcttcatcatccccATCATTGTTACCTTCATTGTCAAATGGCCGGGAATATGGAGAATTCCTCATAGGATGTTTCAGATAACCATACTCCTCACTCTGTTGTTGGTCATTATCATCATTTTCATCGCCATCCCCATCCATgtcatcatcttcatcaacatgAGTCATGGGAACTCGAGCGCTCCTATTTTGACCAACGtcatcctcatcatcatcttTCCCTCCTAACCTGtattcatcttcttcatcaccACCACCGTTAAAATCTTCGACAGATTCATTTACAACTGGATGGGAATGAGAATTCCTAAAAGGATGTTTCTGATAACCATAACCTTGATTATGAGGGTGACTAACAGCATAGGGGTTAGGGGGATACCTAGCAATTGCATCATTCTCAATGTCATCCATTTAGAATCCAATCACAATTCACAATCACAACTTGCAATGAAACAAAAACTAAAGAAAATTGGTTCCCAGTGATTACCAATCAATCACCAATCCTAATTCCTAAAGTGTGGCTCCAAAATCAAACCCCTAAACTAGATAAAAACTCGTTCTGGATTCAAATCCACAATTATCTTTCTTGGCTTCATGCAATCATTGAAGGGTGGAAAAAATGTAACTTTATCACAATAAAAAAAGGAAATTGTTGCGTGCAAGCAAAAACCCTGAAAATTGATAgcaaaaatgaaatgaaattatGAAACTAAATTAGGAAAAAAAATATATAGGCAGAAAGAGAATAAAGAGATATGAGCAATTGCAATGAAGAAGctgaaattgaaattgaaattgaaattgagATGAGATTGAAGGAGTTATCTTACCTGAAAAAACGCAATTTGAAAGGGATTGAGAAAAAGTATAATCACAAGTTGTgcagaaagagaaagagagaaagtGTGTGTAATCGAGAGAGGAGATGCTCATTGCTAACATGAGCCGGGTAGGTGTACTAGAACATACTATATTTCAATTTTAATTATATTCTTTCTTCAATACTCCTCTATCTCATAAGTGGATCCAACTACTCTAGCAATACACTTGTAATAAAATGCATATTCTcaataataatataataatataataattattattattattagaaaACAAACTAAATTATTAAAAACAAAGAAGGGAAAGTGAGAATGATGAGATTTTCATTTAAAGAAGGGTATATTTGTAGTTTGCACTTTGGTTATGTATTTGCTACAAGTATAATATGCAATAATCTCTGGTGATTAAGGATTGTTAGAGATTTTAGAGATTATTATAAGGTTAAGAAGAGCTAGCTCACATATGGAGGTGTAagacccaaaaggcacatctcgACTCAGGAAAATTTGATTCccaggggacaaaaagtcataatagggagcagaaggaaggaacatcagtgataccggttactggacatataataggtgaccaaccaggcgtgaattgagaacatatccaagacactcatcatccgaaaggaggaCTGAAAgagcaaactcgacttacaggatggacattcgattccaccaggaaatacgaatcttactcgactggggaagaaaagacttcgactgaagagcgcatgagatatattatctattaccgtcataacgtagataacatactcgcatggaagattatccacaaccggttactgggttaatgaaggataaattgatcgaaaagaaaggacatcgggataccggttactgggtataaaatgatgaccaatcaggatggagaaacaatcattaccaaacaagggtagatgaaagatgactcgcaaaGGGAGAAACTTCCTGACAAAAGCAAgtatccaagagatatatcaccggttactgggtggtatgctcaaaaacgaaggaatatcaataccggttactgggtaaagataaccaacaaagagaggcttacatctaccggttactgggtagaaaaccacaaaaataggacttacaactaccggttactggatagaaggccacaagatccgctggggaaaggatgaacaattatTGGTTACTGAGTAATCAAACAACTAGACCACAGGGAATtgcaggggaataacaagaaaagaaagtcaatctaggaacaaactagaaagacacaatcaaacaagactcaacccgatgaggatataacttaggggagtaattccatcccaatacatacTTTAGGGGGGGAACTGAAACAATAATTATCCGCGAGGATCTAACTCGgaggaaagatagacactttctgcctatggggatggctctatatggagagatcagacacaaacatctgcttggggaagaatatttcgCCAATAGCAGTGAATAACAAACAAAGAcatatggcaaagaatgcaactatgaatatctgaatgttatgattatgcatgtatatgcatgatttgtgtatgattaatgaTGACAAgcagacatatttaacacaaacAAGCCCAAGAATCACGAACGGACACCCGACACAACATCTCAACAAGAAGGGCAAAGCCTACTGAAGAAATCAACTTGGGGAacaacccgagcaggatgaaaataaatcatcagggatatcaaacactatcccaaagctacactcattgaggataagaaggtgtattcaggagcagcgaaagaagatgatcaaacagagaactcaagcTCTGGTGGGGATTATCCCTCGAAGAAGAATAAACACGGGAAGACGTTGACCACAGCCGGGGAAGAG containing:
- the LOC127087507 gene encoding uncharacterized protein LOC127087507, with translation MDDIENDAIARYPPNPYAVSHPHNQGYGYQKHPFRNSHSHPVVNESVEDFNGGGDEEDEYRLGGKDDDEDDVGQNRSARVPMTHVDEDDDMDGDGDENDDNDQQQSEEYGYLKHPMRNSPYSRPFDNEGNNDGDDEDEEPLVGEDEGDGDDDVDQNNTFQLSLNHADAEDNNDGDGDRDEEDNIDGNADGDGDRDRDEEDNVDGNGDGDRDRDRDENGDNDNKQKSYAMMNEDEFEWQPKKQKLKSLMSTYEFAARVPEPSAAASSATKPSFGARNSLSEWTEKETFVLLDAWGDRFLQHGRKSLRSDEWQQVAEKVSEVSKVYRTDTQCRNRLDTLKKKYKKDKIKFSEMGGGDRKWVYFKKMDKLMSSPPQQAGFSCGLDSRESVLMKPRVFVNHANGLDDTRDNPVNTEFIGVEGLERPRAKKRRKGRGSDEASSFKLLADSIQNFSKIYEKIENNKRQQIMELEKMRMDFLTELETQKRQIFERLQSEISKLEQRDD